One SAR324 cluster bacterium genomic window, AAATTTGTCAAGTGAGTTGAGTTTAAATAGAAGCACTTGACTTGCTTTTGGAAGCGGCAGAAAGTTTTCAGAGACAAATTGAGATTTCATTTGTCTGGCCCTCGTTTCCAGTCTTCCCCTAATTCTGGCGGAAATCCCGCGCTTACACAAAGGAATGTTCGATATGACTACGCCCAAAGATGTCCTCGACTTTATCAAAAAAAATGACATTGAATTTGTTGACTTCAAGTTTATTGACTTGCTGGGTACCTGGCAACACTTGCAAGTTCCTACTGGGGTCGTCAATGAAGGTATGTTGGAAGAAGGGGTGATGTTTGATGGTTCCAGTATTAGATGCTGGCAGACCATTGATGCCAGCGACATGAAGATGATTCCTGATCTCAGCACAATGAAGGTGGATCCATTCATTGAAGCTAATTCGCTGACACTGATCTGTGATATCGTTGATCCTGTGACGGGTGAGCGCTACAGCAGAGATCCAAGAAATATTGCACGCAAGGCTGAAGCTTACCTGGTCTCAACAGGAATAGCAGATACGGCTTATTTTGGGCCAGAAGCTGAATTTTTCCTTTTTGACGATGTTCAGTATTCCTACAGCAGTGCAGGAGGATTTTATTCCATTGATTCAGCAGAGTGTCCATGGAACACAGGTGCTGATGAAATGCCTAATTTAGGATACAAAATTGGGCCAAAACTAGGATATTTCCCAGTAGCTCCATTCGACTCCAATCAGGATATTCGAAACGAGATGATTACGATGTTGGAACAGTGTGGACTGATGGTGGAGCGAGCTCACCACGAGGTTGCACCAGCGCAGCACGAAATCAATTTCCGTTTCGATACTCTTATCAGTTGTGCGGACCATCTGCAGTGGTACAAGTATGTCATTAGAAATGTAGCACGCCAGCATGGCAAGACAGCTACGTTCATGCCCAAGCCCATGTTTGCTGACAATGGGAGCGGAATGCATACTCACCAATCTCTGTGGAAGGATGGCAAGCCCCTTTTTGCAGGAGATGAATACGCTGGCTTAAGTGAAACAGCGCTCTACTACATTGGAGGAATTCTTAAGCATGCACCTTCACTGGCAGCTCTGACCAATCCTCTAACCAATTCCTACAAGCGTCTGGTAAAAGGATTTGAGGCCCCGATCAATCTTGCCTATTCAAATAGAAATCGATCAGCAACGATTCGCATTCCTTTGGCGGATTCCAAGGCAGCAAAACGAATCGAATTTCGCTGCCCAGATCCAGGAGCAAATGGATACATGGCTTTTGCCGCAATGCTGATGGCTGGCTTGGATGGAATTCAAAATAAAATTCATCCTGGTGATCCAATGGACGTCAACATTTATGATCTTCCACCAGAAGAACTTCATAAAATTGGCAAAATGCCTGGGTCTTTGCGGGAGTCCATTGAAAATCTCGAGACCAATCATGACTTCTTACTGAAGGGGGATGTCTTCACTAAAGATGTGATTGACTCATGGGTGGACTATAAGCTCAATGAAGAGGTTACACCGATTGAATCTCGACCACACCCCTACGAATTCAATTTGTACTACGCCTACTAATCTTCCTGCCAGAAACCAGTGGGCTATTACAGCTCACTGATGCATTGCCTCCACTCTGACTTCTAAGATCAAATTTGTTTAAAGATTGTAGCTAATGAGGAGACAACTCTAGGTGAACATCAGCTTCCTGAATATCAGCTATTGATTCAACCAATTTCTCCGCTTGGATTGCAATCCGTCTGGCCTCTGAAATAATTAGATTTTCCTCCATTTCGACATGAATGTGCACGAGAAGCTTTCGATGAAGATAATGACAGTAGATATGCGTAATTTTCTGGACTTGAGGAACCTGCTCTAGGACTGAAACGATGTCTTGTTCGATTTCATCCTGAGGCCTCATCAATTGAGTCTCTTCTTCAGGCATTCTTGATGGGGGATCAGGCTCAGGATCCACGTGTACAAGAACTTCTGTGACAGTTGGTAAAGACTGAGTA contains:
- the glnA gene encoding type I glutamate--ammonia ligase, translating into MTTPKDVLDFIKKNDIEFVDFKFIDLLGTWQHLQVPTGVVNEGMLEEGVMFDGSSIRCWQTIDASDMKMIPDLSTMKVDPFIEANSLTLICDIVDPVTGERYSRDPRNIARKAEAYLVSTGIADTAYFGPEAEFFLFDDVQYSYSSAGGFYSIDSAECPWNTGADEMPNLGYKIGPKLGYFPVAPFDSNQDIRNEMITMLEQCGLMVERAHHEVAPAQHEINFRFDTLISCADHLQWYKYVIRNVARQHGKTATFMPKPMFADNGSGMHTHQSLWKDGKPLFAGDEYAGLSETALYYIGGILKHAPSLAALTNPLTNSYKRLVKGFEAPINLAYSNRNRSATIRIPLADSKAAKRIEFRCPDPGANGYMAFAAMLMAGLDGIQNKIHPGDPMDVNIYDLPPEELHKIGKMPGSLRESIENLETNHDFLLKGDVFTKDVIDSWVDYKLNEEVTPIESRPHPYEFNLYYAY